In Anaerolineae bacterium, the following are encoded in one genomic region:
- a CDS encoding DUF2142 domain-containing protein, translating to MFESSQKVFILLISLVIIRGLLYLSIVPPWLAPDEPAHFEAIRLIAQQGLWPTEKVYRETPMHPQMRRSFENFRIWQISRLFSPSAPPGPNAAESPFMYYYAISTGGLIAADGYPLTYHVLLSPISFLSQSLDIVQQLYLLRFVSLFFTTLTFVIGWFFVRTIFPGSLMYAVAIFCFPLFLPMYLHVNTSVNTDVLTTLLSAAFFLFLAKILIEGCTLPRIIGVGAVLITAILVKPTALFLAPTSVAAGLVYLARKFRWKFKVLLILLVVLVGFTFLMAIIFFQVSGGGRTVTLSLSFDLLRDILAKDYFGQKALATYLYTVQWAFVSFWGMFAWNNIPIPGWWAWLLWRICGLIGLGLIIFVARQVLGLGRGERLNPDQRDFLLVLLLSLIFSLIAVFTPIIATQSAMWGPPSRYFFPAILPLALYFFLGFQQLIPARLYKLTLPLWLAGLILFDSLTVTLVLIPSIYG from the coding sequence ATGTTTGAATCGAGTCAAAAGGTTTTCATTCTTCTCATCAGTCTGGTCATTATCAGGGGATTGCTTTACCTCTCAATTGTTCCCCCGTGGTTGGCGCCTGATGAACCGGCCCACTTTGAGGCCATCAGGTTAATTGCGCAGCAAGGGCTGTGGCCTACGGAAAAAGTGTACCGGGAAACCCCCATGCATCCCCAGATGCGCCGCAGTTTTGAAAATTTCCGCATTTGGCAAATATCCCGTCTTTTTTCTCCATCAGCCCCGCCTGGCCCTAATGCCGCTGAAAGCCCTTTTATGTATTATTATGCCATCAGTACCGGGGGACTTATTGCGGCGGATGGATACCCGCTCACCTATCATGTTTTGCTCTCCCCCATCTCTTTTCTGAGCCAATCTTTGGATATTGTGCAACAACTTTATCTTTTGCGTTTCGTTTCTCTATTTTTTACCACCCTTACGTTCGTGATCGGATGGTTTTTTGTTCGTACCATTTTCCCCGGCTCATTAATGTATGCTGTGGCGATTTTTTGTTTTCCGCTGTTTTTACCAATGTATCTCCACGTTAATACTTCAGTCAACACCGACGTTTTGACCACTTTGTTGAGCGCAGCCTTCTTTTTATTCTTGGCCAAAATTCTAATAGAGGGATGTACGCTGCCAAGGATAATTGGGGTAGGGGCCGTGCTAATAACGGCAATTTTGGTTAAACCTACGGCTCTCTTTTTGGCCCCCACTTCTGTGGCGGCCGGCCTTGTTTATCTGGCCCGTAAATTTAGATGGAAGTTCAAGGTGTTACTCATCTTATTAGTAGTCCTGGTTGGGTTCACTTTTTTGATGGCGATTATTTTTTTCCAAGTCTCCGGCGGCGGCAGGACAGTAACCTTGTCTCTTTCGTTTGATTTGCTGCGTGATATTTTGGCCAAAGATTATTTTGGTCAAAAAGCGTTGGCCACTTATCTCTATACCGTGCAGTGGGCTTTTGTGTCGTTTTGGGGTATGTTTGCTTGGAATAACATTCCCATCCCCGGTTGGTGGGCCTGGCTTTTGTGGAGAATCTGTGGGCTAATTGGGCTTGGCCTGATCATTTTTGTGGCCCGGCAGGTTTTGGGGTTGGGCCGGGGAGAGAGGCTAAATCCTGATCAAAGGGATTTTCTGCTGGTACTGCTCTTGAGTTTGATTTTTTCCTTAATCGCGGTTTTCACGCCCATTATCGCTACCCAATCCGCCATGTGGGGCCCGCCTTCCCGATATTTTTTCCCGGCGATTTTGCCGCTGGCTCTGTACTTTTTTTTGGGGTTTCAGCAACTCATTCCGGCCCGGCTCTATAAACTCACGCTGCCGCTTTGGCTGGCAGGCCTGATCTTGTTCGACAGCCTGACCGTGACCCTTGTTTTAATTCCCTCTATCTATGGCTAA